Proteins from a genomic interval of Paenibacillus lentus:
- a CDS encoding winged helix-turn-helix transcriptional regulator, whose translation MRDRKGGFGNDPERDKQACPVEYTLDVIGGKWKGVLIYHLMGGTKRFNEFRKICPGITQRMLTLQLRELEKDGVVHREVYHQVPPKVEYSLTEFGRTLIPIINLMKDWGKEYRDKQLEVQKYSED comes from the coding sequence ATGCGTGACCGGAAAGGCGGATTTGGAAATGATCCTGAGAGAGATAAACAGGCATGTCCTGTGGAATATACGCTTGATGTGATTGGAGGGAAGTGGAAAGGGGTTTTAATCTATCATCTAATGGGCGGCACGAAGCGATTCAACGAGTTTCGCAAAATTTGCCCGGGCATTACTCAGCGGATGCTGACCTTGCAATTAAGAGAGTTGGAAAAAGACGGCGTCGTCCATCGTGAGGTATACCACCAGGTGCCGCCAAAGGTTGAATACTCCTTGACCGAATTTGGTAGAACGCTCATTCCTATTATTAATCTGATGAAGGATTGGGGAAAAGAGTATAGGGACAAACAACTCGAAGTTCAAAAATACTCAGAGGATTAA
- a CDS encoding NAD(P)H-dependent oxidoreductase — MDTLTKSKKEILSAYQFRHATKEFDHIKKISAEDFQFILETGRLSPSSFGFEPWQFVVLQNPKIREKLLPYTWGAQKQLPTASHFVLILSRQPKDMTADSEYIQEMMKNVQQLPPQVIDMKTKFYDKFLKSDFKLQENERAMFEWGARQTYLALGNMMTAAAQIGIDSCPIEGFDKVEVERILAEEGILDLDHFGIACMVAFGYRLNEPREKTRRNAEQVVQWIE; from the coding sequence ATGGATACTTTAACCAAAAGCAAAAAAGAGATTCTATCTGCCTATCAGTTCAGACATGCAACAAAGGAATTCGATCACATTAAAAAAATCAGTGCTGAAGATTTTCAATTCATTCTGGAAACGGGACGCTTATCGCCCAGTTCATTTGGATTTGAGCCTTGGCAATTTGTTGTCCTGCAAAATCCGAAAATCCGTGAGAAGCTTCTCCCATACACCTGGGGAGCACAAAAACAGCTTCCTACAGCCAGCCATTTCGTCCTCATTCTGTCCAGACAACCTAAGGATATGACCGCAGATTCCGAATATATTCAAGAGATGATGAAAAACGTGCAGCAGTTGCCTCCACAAGTCATCGACATGAAAACCAAGTTCTACGATAAATTTTTGAAATCCGATTTCAAGTTGCAGGAAAATGAACGAGCCATGTTCGAGTGGGGAGCCCGTCAGACGTATCTGGCCCTCGGTAATATGATGACAGCCGCGGCCCAAATTGGGATCGACTCCTGTCCCATTGAGGGTTTCGACAAAGTTGAAGTCGAGCGTATCCTAGCCGAAGAAGGTATCCTGGATCTCGATCATTTTGGAATCGCCTGCATGGTCGCCTTCGGCTATCGTCTCAACGAACCACGCGAGAAAACAAGACGTAACGCGGAGCAAGTGGTTCAGTGGATAGAGTAG
- a CDS encoding immunity 53 family protein, translating to MEIIKWLQEWVAESCDVNWEHSEGVKIFTLDNPGWKVDITLEGTIAEGKQFTPIKIERSEMDWIHCNVQDRTFRGFCGIDNLNELLLIFKEWIES from the coding sequence ATGGAAATAATAAAGTGGCTACAAGAATGGGTTGCAGAAAGTTGTGATGTTAATTGGGAACATTCAGAAGGTGTTAAAATTTTCACTCTTGATAATCCTGGCTGGAAGGTTGATATTACCTTGGAAGGAACTATTGCAGAGGGAAAACAATTTACTCCTATTAAAATTGAACGTAGTGAAATGGATTGGATACATTGTAATGTTCAAGACAGAACTTTCAGAGGATTTTGTGGTATTGATAACCTGAATGAGCTATTGCTTATTTTTAAGGAATGGATAGAATCCTAG
- a CDS encoding C40 family peptidase — translation MNVVTKPPENLDLSKLTETNVKIKNIKGKTQKIKAIYERNQWLVPHITRDTSNKAVMNSLEKFQKHYAKNKQKYETVSQKTGVPPELIAAIHWRESSGDFSRYLHNGDPLGKKTVNVPKGIFFTDWEEAAIHALNQKKYIRDVVGIDSTSKDVAKMMTFAEYYNGLGYINHKVNSVYVFSGSNIPLEGKYYKDGVFTYGPVVDKNPGVAVMLLSIIDIPKQESPQAIPSVPLANPGSTNISKKGTEGAREEVLELAKQFEGKVPYYMDGNRPKYMDPKSPPKAMDCSDFTSAIYRTILRDLDVCENIDIGANTRTQINSGQEVWTAGKKDAGSFDTSNLKKGDLILFTSPNSSQVGHVGIYLGNGQFIHESGSNSKGGNVKISELKGYWLKTQKPISVRRIIADDGSVYGQNGKKVGTIK, via the coding sequence GTGAATGTAGTAACTAAGCCACCGGAAAATCTTGATCTATCTAAATTGACAGAGACCAATGTAAAAATCAAAAATATAAAAGGAAAGACCCAAAAGATCAAGGCTATATACGAGCGTAATCAATGGCTTGTTCCGCATATAACTCGGGACACATCCAATAAAGCAGTTATGAACTCACTAGAGAAGTTTCAAAAGCACTATGCAAAAAACAAACAAAAATACGAGACAGTTTCCCAAAAAACGGGTGTTCCTCCAGAGCTGATTGCGGCTATACATTGGAGAGAAAGCTCGGGTGATTTTAGTAGGTATCTACATAACGGGGATCCGCTTGGCAAAAAAACCGTAAATGTCCCCAAGGGTATCTTTTTCACAGATTGGGAAGAGGCGGCAATTCATGCGCTGAACCAAAAGAAATACATTCGTGATGTGGTAGGCATAGACAGCACTTCCAAGGATGTCGCTAAAATGATGACATTTGCTGAGTATTATAACGGTCTCGGCTACATTAATCATAAGGTTAACAGCGTATATGTATTTAGCGGTTCAAATATTCCACTGGAAGGAAAGTACTATAAAGACGGTGTTTTTACCTATGGACCTGTGGTGGATAAAAACCCGGGGGTTGCGGTCATGTTGTTGTCTATCATAGATATACCTAAGCAAGAGAGTCCACAAGCGATTCCTTCCGTTCCCCTTGCAAACCCGGGCTCGACTAATATATCAAAGAAGGGAACTGAAGGGGCAAGAGAAGAGGTGCTCGAACTGGCCAAACAATTCGAAGGTAAAGTACCCTACTATATGGACGGAAACCGGCCAAAGTATATGGATCCCAAGTCACCTCCTAAAGCCATGGACTGCTCAGATTTTACGTCGGCTATTTATCGAACGATCCTGCGTGATCTGGATGTATGCGAAAACATAGACATTGGCGCTAATACACGTACTCAAATTAATTCTGGACAAGAAGTGTGGACTGCTGGAAAAAAAGATGCCGGAAGCTTCGATACTTCTAACTTGAAGAAAGGGGATTTAATCCTATTTACTTCGCCCAATTCATCTCAGGTAGGTCATGTAGGAATCTATTTGGGGAATGGGCAGTTTATTCACGAAAGTGGATCAAATTCTAAAGGAGGAAATGTGAAAATATCTGAACTTAAGGGGTATTGGCTAAAAACTCAAAAACCCATTTCGGTACGTCGAATTATTGCAGATGACGGAAGTGTCTACGGTCAAAATGGTAAAAAGGTGGGAACTATCAAGTGA
- a CDS encoding DL-endopeptidase inhibitor IseA family protein, with the protein MRRFFYQLYIIGLISALLLTGCNSSKRVTDTEDSGPLSLNDQVVLQLQDEAIAKLYAALAEGGEQCTASLAERLADPEEYYYYFCGDLDSREKLTAYFRTSYTEAVVSEMLDTYPIKVINDKLAFLPYEVGSMLEWEEAKVIEITDFEEKSEITFEVPDVDGETEVIKVDAVYEDIDGKWKLDTVPWEYI; encoded by the coding sequence GTGAGGAGATTTTTTTATCAGCTATACATTATTGGGTTAATCTCGGCCCTATTGTTAACAGGCTGTAATTCCAGCAAACGGGTAACGGATACGGAAGATAGTGGGCCGCTTTCGTTAAATGACCAAGTGGTTCTTCAACTGCAAGATGAAGCAATTGCGAAATTATACGCCGCCTTGGCAGAGGGTGGGGAACAATGCACTGCTTCTCTAGCGGAGAGGTTGGCTGATCCGGAGGAGTATTATTATTACTTCTGCGGTGATTTAGATTCGAGGGAGAAGTTAACCGCCTATTTCAGGACAAGTTATACGGAAGCTGTGGTCAGTGAAATGCTGGATACCTATCCGATCAAAGTTATTAACGACAAGCTTGCTTTCTTGCCTTATGAAGTGGGTTCCATGCTTGAATGGGAAGAGGCTAAGGTGATTGAGATTACGGATTTTGAGGAAAAAAGTGAAATCACGTTCGAGGTGCCTGATGTCGATGGAGAGACCGAAGTTATAAAAGTAGACGCCGTATATGAGGACATAGATGGTAAGTGGAAGTTGGATACCGTCCCGTGGGAGTACATATAG
- a CDS encoding DNA-binding protein yields the protein MNDLAHNLYQEQLQRSADGMNFTLQTKRPLVFYYAYSYLGKAIVYQEKRLFDQAREYIIKYAEMGWFNGLDDEGIEEVERFRFFAKANLFAVDLLSGKKEVLDEYVHFIRENGEELLPGLIVITEAANHHHWDVNHILNEFSQQFDDFSSYEDMGNRVYYTKLLYQLVVYYFKQNKYSIALNYILEFLSFSSNMEADNELKVVMALFEEYRAFASEEQQNQFKTIIKGVLSNEKNDYFSCYGVNVS from the coding sequence ATGAACGATTTAGCACATAATCTCTATCAGGAACAGCTTCAACGATCGGCAGATGGAATGAATTTCACATTACAGACAAAGAGGCCTCTGGTTTTTTATTATGCTTACAGCTACCTAGGGAAGGCAATTGTTTACCAGGAAAAGCGACTGTTTGACCAGGCCAGAGAATATATCATTAAATATGCGGAAATGGGGTGGTTCAACGGCTTAGACGATGAAGGGATCGAAGAGGTTGAAAGGTTTCGCTTTTTTGCTAAAGCTAATTTGTTTGCTGTAGACTTACTATCTGGAAAAAAAGAAGTGCTTGATGAGTATGTACATTTTATTCGGGAAAACGGGGAGGAATTACTTCCTGGGCTAATTGTAATTACAGAGGCTGCAAATCATCATCATTGGGATGTGAACCACATTCTGAATGAGTTTTCACAACAGTTTGACGATTTCTCCAGTTATGAAGATATGGGCAATCGCGTATACTATACCAAGCTGCTCTACCAGTTGGTGGTTTATTATTTTAAACAGAATAAATACTCGATTGCATTAAATTACATCTTAGAATTTCTATCCTTCTCTTCGAATATGGAAGCTGATAACGAGCTTAAAGTTGTAATGGCTTTGTTTGAAGAATATCGCGCATTCGCTTCAGAGGAGCAGCAGAACCAATTCAAAACTATTATAAAAGGAGTGTTATCCAATGAAAAAAATGATTATTTCAGTTGCTATGGCGTTAACGTTTCTTAG
- a CDS encoding DUF2569 domain-containing protein, which produces MQINLLPNHSKKSQHTFNPDRLLGVSGLGGWLIVVQFGLLTSLVGLFIQMPEFYASVFDSEYWRALTSKSSELYHPLWGITIVFETLYNTFFIGLLIWSIFMFYRKKSIVPRLLVILYSSQFISTIIDFVLIYQNPIAAQMDDGLLFMHLFRSAVSFAIWVPYFLKSKRVRNTFVR; this is translated from the coding sequence GTGCAGATTAATTTGCTACCAAATCATTCTAAGAAAAGTCAGCATACCTTTAATCCTGATCGCTTACTAGGTGTCTCGGGGCTAGGTGGATGGTTGATTGTAGTACAGTTCGGACTGCTTACGTCATTAGTAGGGCTATTTATACAAATGCCAGAGTTTTATGCCAGCGTATTTGATAGCGAATACTGGCGTGCGCTTACCTCCAAGTCATCCGAGCTGTATCATCCTTTGTGGGGGATTACGATTGTTTTTGAAACGTTGTATAACACCTTCTTTATCGGGTTGCTGATATGGAGTATATTTATGTTTTATCGAAAAAAATCGATAGTACCCCGCTTATTGGTTATTCTGTATAGTTCTCAATTCATCTCTACGATCATTGACTTTGTACTGATCTATCAAAACCCGATAGCGGCACAAATGGATGATGGCTTATTATTTATGCATTTGTTCAGATCCGCGGTTTCATTTGCCATCTGGGTACCTTATTTTTTGAAATCTAAACGCGTGAGGAATACGTTTGTCAGGTAG
- a CDS encoding Uma2 family endonuclease: protein MILFAPLDVHFNEANILQPDIIFIRNENLHIIKDGYIKGVPDLLIEILSPSSGAMDKIKKKAVYEQFGVREYWIVDPHYATVDQFLLVDEKYQLSETFDSLGKIRSPHLTCLSVELDKMFQAANRFGE, encoded by the coding sequence TTGATTCTGTTTGCTCCGTTAGACGTTCACTTTAATGAGGCTAATATTCTGCAGCCCGATATTATTTTTATCCGCAACGAGAACCTTCATATTATCAAGGACGGGTACATTAAAGGCGTTCCCGATCTGCTGATTGAAATTTTGTCTCCAAGCTCTGGAGCTATGGACAAGATAAAGAAAAAAGCCGTCTATGAACAATTCGGAGTTAGAGAGTACTGGATCGTCGATCCCCACTATGCCACAGTTGATCAATTCCTTCTCGTTGATGAGAAATATCAACTATCAGAGACTTTTGACAGCTTGGGGAAGATCCGGTCGCCTCACCTGACGTGCCTGTCCGTGGAATTAGATAAGATGTTCCAAGCAGCAAATCGGTTTGGGGAGTAG
- a CDS encoding DEAD/DEAH box helicase family protein, with the protein MPANFGFLQGQPEYKLFASACIEAERVLSTSPAMAAVGSRKALELAVKWVYSADNTISMPYKDNLQSLIHEPTFRFAVDSQTWGKLPYIIKLGNLAVHTDRTVHRSDAILSLASLFEFVQWLDYCYGSRYEERSFREELIPDEKVVLDVAQIKEKDSLIEQKDSEIEALRAQIAAMSDRLTAEKSLHKEERQFTPEDISEFKTRKKYIDVDLKLLGWVFGEDVKEEVELQGMPNSEQKGYADYVLYGRDGLPLAIIEAKRTSKDPKTGFQQAKLYADCLQRSTGRRPMIFTTNGFETYFWDDQTAPERQVSGIFSKSDLEKLMNRRTERKPLDQIEIDDKITDRYYQKEAIRAVCDSVESGYRKALLVMATGTGKTRTASSLTDVLSRGGYVTNVLFLADRTALVNQAKNDFKNYLPDMSLCNLLSNKDNKSARIVFSTYPTMLNAIDTAKQDDGKRLFTPAHFDLIIVDEAHRSIFKKYRVIFEYFDAVVVGLTATPKMEVDRNTYDFFELESGVPTYAYPYEIAVDVDHVLVPYHNIEVRTKFLDEGITYDGLSEEDKRRYEEDFTDEDGEMPDSVPPPAVNEFIFNQSTVDMVLEDLMTKGLKVAGGDRLGKTIIFAQNKRHAQYIVDRFNALYPQYKGGFAKRIVSQDTYAQSIISEFKVPDKEPHIAVSVDMMDTGIDVPEIINLVFFKRVRSKAKFWQMIGRGTRLRKNLFGEGQDKTGFVIFDYLGNFEFFRQYQNGIAGNDTRSLTESIFAKRVNLIHLLQDSAYAEDEVQAIRSEMVEMVVQQIQKLNTELVSVKLKLQYVEKYKQKETFVYISDSSKRELNDHLAPLVYMDEADEHAKRFDNLMFGLMIAHIEQSKQFARLKNQLIDITQRLSKRATITEIKQKLSLIQRVSGEEFWDTADLITFEQLRVELRSLMKLIVDDGTGEGIIYTNLKDEVIEINEGKEMYEAYNFDSYKQKVNRYIEQNRDNIAIHKLRNNVPLTQVDYESLEQIFIGELGTVEDYKREFQDTPFGLLVRKVAKLNHEAAMSAFSEFINDQSLNQMQIVFVKKVIDYITQNGYIDNISELLKPPFDKPQSFVRLFDETKQRKLVDKINEVKENAVRITGA; encoded by the coding sequence ATGCCTGCCAATTTTGGTTTCTTGCAAGGTCAACCTGAATATAAATTATTCGCAAGTGCTTGTATTGAAGCTGAACGTGTGCTGTCCACCTCTCCCGCCATGGCGGCGGTGGGCAGCCGCAAGGCTTTGGAATTGGCTGTGAAATGGGTATATTCTGCGGATAATACCATCAGCATGCCGTATAAGGATAACCTGCAGTCCCTTATTCATGAACCTACTTTTCGATTCGCAGTGGATTCACAGACCTGGGGTAAGTTGCCTTATATCATTAAACTTGGAAATTTGGCAGTACATACAGATCGGACTGTTCATCGCAGTGATGCGATCTTGTCACTGGCTTCCCTGTTTGAATTTGTCCAGTGGCTGGACTATTGTTATGGCAGTCGTTACGAGGAGCGGTCTTTTCGCGAAGAACTCATTCCCGATGAGAAAGTCGTCCTGGACGTGGCCCAAATTAAAGAGAAGGACAGTCTGATTGAGCAAAAAGACTCGGAAATCGAAGCTTTGCGTGCTCAGATTGCTGCGATGAGTGATCGGCTTACGGCCGAGAAATCGTTACATAAAGAAGAGCGTCAATTTACGCCAGAGGATATTAGCGAGTTCAAAACTCGGAAGAAGTATATCGATGTTGATTTGAAGCTGCTGGGCTGGGTGTTTGGCGAGGATGTGAAAGAGGAAGTCGAACTGCAAGGAATGCCGAATTCGGAACAGAAAGGCTATGCCGATTACGTTCTATATGGAAGGGATGGGCTGCCTCTGGCTATTATTGAGGCCAAGCGCACATCCAAAGACCCTAAAACTGGTTTTCAGCAAGCGAAGCTTTATGCAGATTGCCTTCAACGTTCCACAGGTCGCCGCCCGATGATTTTTACCACGAATGGGTTCGAGACGTATTTTTGGGATGATCAAACAGCACCAGAGCGCCAAGTTAGCGGTATTTTCTCCAAGTCGGATTTGGAGAAGTTGATGAACCGCAGAACAGAGCGCAAGCCGCTGGATCAAATTGAGATTGATGACAAGATTACTGACCGGTATTACCAGAAAGAAGCGATTCGTGCGGTATGTGACAGTGTCGAGAGCGGATATCGGAAGGCGCTGCTTGTCATGGCAACGGGAACGGGGAAAACCCGAACCGCTTCAAGCTTAACGGATGTCCTGTCCAGAGGGGGATATGTTACAAATGTGCTATTCCTGGCGGACCGGACGGCTTTGGTGAATCAGGCTAAGAACGATTTCAAGAATTATTTACCCGATATGTCGCTTTGCAATCTGCTTAGCAATAAGGACAATAAGTCGGCCCGAATCGTATTCTCCACATATCCCACGATGCTGAATGCGATCGATACAGCGAAGCAGGACGATGGGAAACGGTTATTTACACCGGCACATTTTGACTTGATCATTGTGGATGAGGCACATCGGAGTATTTTTAAGAAGTACCGGGTCATTTTTGAATACTTTGATGCGGTTGTTGTTGGGCTTACAGCTACGCCTAAAATGGAGGTAGACCGGAATACATATGACTTCTTTGAGCTGGAGAGCGGTGTGCCTACCTATGCCTATCCTTATGAAATAGCGGTGGATGTAGATCATGTCCTTGTGCCTTATCATAACATTGAGGTCAGAACAAAATTTCTTGATGAGGGAATTACGTATGATGGGCTATCGGAAGAGGATAAGCGGCGTTATGAAGAGGATTTTACGGATGAAGATGGAGAGATGCCGGACAGCGTTCCTCCACCAGCCGTCAATGAATTTATTTTTAACCAGTCCACGGTGGATATGGTGCTTGAGGATCTAATGACCAAGGGGCTTAAAGTTGCTGGCGGTGATCGCCTCGGCAAAACCATCATTTTTGCACAAAATAAGCGTCATGCCCAATATATCGTAGATCGGTTCAATGCTTTGTATCCCCAATATAAAGGTGGCTTTGCCAAACGGATTGTCTCCCAGGATACGTATGCTCAGTCGATCATCAGCGAGTTTAAGGTGCCGGATAAAGAACCGCATATCGCCGTTTCGGTAGATATGATGGATACCGGAATCGATGTTCCGGAAATCATTAACTTGGTCTTTTTTAAGCGGGTGCGTTCAAAAGCAAAGTTCTGGCAAATGATTGGCCGGGGAACGAGATTGCGAAAGAATCTGTTCGGAGAAGGGCAGGATAAAACTGGATTTGTTATTTTTGATTACCTGGGGAACTTTGAGTTTTTCCGTCAGTACCAGAACGGCATTGCAGGTAATGATACCAGAAGCTTAACGGAATCAATCTTCGCCAAAAGGGTGAATCTGATCCATCTTCTGCAGGACTCCGCTTATGCCGAAGACGAAGTTCAAGCGATCCGCAGTGAGATGGTGGAGATGGTTGTTCAGCAAATTCAAAAGCTTAATACGGAGTTGGTATCCGTCAAGCTTAAATTGCAATATGTTGAAAAGTATAAGCAGAAAGAGACATTCGTATATATCTCGGATTCTAGCAAACGTGAACTGAACGATCATTTAGCCCCTCTTGTCTATATGGACGAAGCGGATGAGCATGCTAAACGGTTCGATAACCTGATGTTTGGGCTAATGATCGCTCATATTGAACAATCCAAGCAGTTTGCAAGACTGAAAAATCAGCTAATAGATATAACGCAACGTTTGTCTAAACGCGCAACGATCACCGAAATCAAACAGAAGCTTTCCTTGATTCAGCGGGTTAGTGGTGAGGAATTTTGGGATACTGCCGACCTGATTACCTTTGAACAACTGCGGGTAGAATTACGCTCTTTGATGAAGCTGATTGTGGATGATGGTACAGGAGAAGGTATTATTTATACGAATTTAAAAGATGAAGTCATTGAAATTAACGAAGGAAAAGAGATGTACGAAGCTTATAACTTTGACAGTTATAAACAGAAGGTGAACCGTTATATCGAACAAAATAGAGATAATATCGCGATTCATAAGCTTCGAAATAATGTACCGCTCACCCAGGTGGATTACGAAAGCTTAGAACAAATTTTTATAGGTGAGCTTGGCACAGTTGAGGATTATAAGCGTGAGTTCCAGGATACGCCATTCGGGTTGCTGGTAAGAAAGGTTGCTAAATTAAACCATGAGGCAGCGATGAGTGCATTTTCTGAGTTTATTAATGATCAATCTCTGAATCAGATGCAAATCGTATTCGTCAAAAAGGTGATCGATTATATCACCCAAAACGGATACATTGACAATATAAGCGAACTGCTTAAGCCGCCATTTGATAAGCCACAGAGCTTCGTTAGGCTATTTGATGAAACAAAACAAAGGAAGCTGGTTGATAAGATAAATGAGGTAAAAGAGAATGCGGTAAGGATCACAGGAGCGTAA
- a CDS encoding restriction endonuclease subunit S, translating into MSRWEKVRLGDVSTINMGQSPDSSYYNQVGEGIPFYQGNADFGDIHPETRYYCSKPTKIANAGEVLISVRAPIGALNISNEICCIGRGLASIQSNEKISDNKYIYYVLKAKNKELQLKGTGSTFKSISKKTLLDFEIPLPPLEVQQQIATTMDAAAELLAMRKQQLAELDELIKSVFYEMFGDPVTNDKGWEQGGIKDLAEKLQYGTSKKATTKETKYPILRMNNITYSGTMDFSDLKYIDLDEKETAKYLVHKGELLFNRTNSKELVGKTAVYRENTPMAYAGYLIKLTPNQRANSEFISGFLNSLYGKKLLYQMAKSIVGMANINAKELSNIKIYIPPLELQNEFANIVTKIEEQKVLVRQAIDETQQLFDSLMSQYFDD; encoded by the coding sequence GTGAGTAGGTGGGAGAAGGTTCGGTTGGGGGATGTCAGCACTATAAATATGGGACAGTCACCGGATTCATCATATTATAATCAGGTTGGTGAAGGAATACCCTTTTATCAAGGTAACGCTGATTTTGGTGATATACATCCTGAAACAAGATACTATTGTAGTAAGCCAACCAAAATTGCTAACGCTGGTGAGGTTTTAATTTCTGTCAGAGCACCAATAGGTGCATTGAATATTTCAAATGAAATCTGTTGTATCGGGCGAGGATTAGCCTCGATACAGTCTAATGAAAAGATTAGCGATAATAAGTATATCTATTACGTTTTAAAAGCGAAAAATAAAGAACTACAATTAAAGGGAACTGGTAGTACATTTAAATCAATATCAAAAAAGACCTTGTTAGATTTTGAAATCCCCCTCCCCCCATTAGAAGTACAACAACAAATAGCTACAACCATGGATGCGGCTGCTGAACTGCTTGCTATGCGTAAACAACAACTAGCTGAACTAGATGAATTGATTAAGTCTGTTTTTTACGAGATGTTCGGAGATCCGGTTACGAATGATAAGGGGTGGGAACAAGGGGGAATTAAGGATTTGGCTGAAAAGCTACAGTACGGGACTAGTAAAAAGGCTACAACAAAAGAGACGAAGTATCCTATCTTGAGAATGAATAATATCACTTATAGCGGTACTATGGATTTTTCAGATTTGAAATATATCGATCTGGATGAAAAAGAAACTGCAAAGTACCTTGTCCACAAGGGAGAACTCTTGTTTAACCGGACAAATAGTAAGGAACTTGTAGGAAAAACGGCAGTATACCGTGAAAATACACCAATGGCGTATGCTGGTTATTTGATAAAATTAACACCTAATCAGAGAGCTAATAGTGAGTTTATATCTGGCTTTTTGAATTCCTTATATGGAAAAAAATTGCTGTATCAAATGGCGAAATCAATAGTAGGGATGGCAAATATAAATGCCAAGGAATTGAGTAACATTAAAATTTATATCCCCCCCCTCGAGCTCCAAAACGAATTCGCCAACATCGTCACTAAAATCGAGGAACAGAAGGTGCTTGTTAGACAAGCGATCGACGAAACGCAACAGCTGTTTGACAGTTTGATGAGTCAATATTTCGACGACTAG